The genomic segment CATTAGCTGGCCTCATTGTTTGGTGTAAAAACTGTGGAGAAAATGGAGAATTGCAAGTATATAACGGTACTAATTGGACTAATTTTATTGGAGGTGCAACATCAGAACCTTTGGTTGTTGGATCTAGTTACAAAGGGGGTAAAATCGCATATATCTTTCAATCAGGAGACCCTGGATATGTAGCAGGTGAATTTCATGGAATTATAGCTTCAAATTCAGATTTAAGTAATGGAATAAGATGGGGCCAAGGTAATGATGGTTTGTCAACAACATATGATTGTGTAAATAGACATAGTGCTTCTGGATTTGCATTGCCATGTGCAATAGGTGCAGGAAGATCAAATACTAGTCTAATTATTGCTTCGAATACTGAAAGTTCACCGACTGATTACGCAGCATTAATATGCTCTAACTATAGTGTAGTGTCAAATGGAGTAACTTATAATGATTGGTTTTTACCAAGTAAAGATGAAATGTTAAAGTTGTATCAAAATAAAAATTTGATCGGCGGACTTTTTTATGATTCAACTAACGCTTCTAGTAAAAGTAATTGGTATTGGACATCATCAGGCGATGTCTTTCAAGATAGAGCTACAGATGTAAATTCTAGCAATGCAAATAATTCTAGAAGTTTTAGAGGGAGTTTACTAAGCGTAAGAGCAGTTATGTATTTTTAATACTACTATTTATCAATTGTTTAACGCATTGTTTCATATTTTAAACATACATTTACAATCATTTAAAAATTATATTTTATGAAACTAGCTGCATTAACCTGTTGTATTGCATTGTTGTTTAGTTGCCAAAACAAGGCACAAACTGCTATGTCAACCACTACTAATTCCTCTGTACCAATGACTAAACAATCTATTCACCAATTTAAAGTGACTGATTTATCAGGAAACACTTTTGATTTTGCAACCCTTAAAGGTAAAAAAATACTAGTGGTAAACACCGCTTCTAAATGTGGTTTGACGCCTCAGTATAAAGATTTAGAGACTTTGTATACTACTTACAAAGACAAAGGTTTGGTTATCGTAGGTTTTCCTGCCAATAACTTTTTTTCTCAAGAACCGGGAACCAATGAAGAAATAGCACAGTTTTGCCAATTGAATTATGGCGTTACTTTTCCGATGATGGCTAAAGTATCTGTAAAGGGGAAAGACATGTGTGAGGTGTATCAGTTTTTAACGCAACAAGCTAAAAATGGAGTAGAAGATTCTGATGTAGAATGGAATTTCCAAAAATATTTATTGAATGAAAACGGGGAGTTAGAAAAAGTGATTTCGCCAAGAACTAAACCGCTAGACGAAGAAATTGTCAATTGGGTAAAAGGATAAGTTATTCAATTGTAACATTGTAAAAAAAGAGATTTTCATTAACTGAAAATCTCTTTTTTTTATTCGGCAGCTATAATTTCTTTCACAGCCAATTCGTAATTTCGAATGTTTTTAGTCTTGTTGATTTTCTTCAACACCTTATGTGGATTGGAGAAGATTACCGAAAAGTAGTCCCATAAATGGTGCATCTTCAATAAAATATGCGATGGTCCCGAAAGCGATTCGCTATACCCTTGGTATAAAGTTTCATGGAAGTCACTGAATAAAGCCATTTTATTTGTTGGATAATCAGTAGTATTTTGCTTAATCATGCTCGGTAAAAAAGGATCACCTATCAAACCTCTACCAATCATCCAATGATCTATACTTGGAAAACGCTCTTGCATTTCTTTAAACTTAGTTACAGAAGTAATATCTCCGTTATAATACAACTTGTGCTTGGTAGAATTAATGCATTCCTGAAATGCATCCAAATGCACTCCTCCTTTGTACAATTGCTTACCAAGACGAGCATGGATAGCGATATTTTTTAAGGGATATTTATCCAAAATGGGGAATACATCTAAAATTTCTTGAGCAGTTTCGTAACCCAAACGCATTTTCATAGAAATCAGAATATCCGATTCAGCGTGAGCTCTTTCTAAAATCGTATTAATTTTTTCGGTGTTGCTAATTAAACCGGATCCCATTCCTGATTTGGTTACCATTGGATAAGGACAACCCAAATTCCAATTTAGTTCTTTATACCCTAATTTCCTTACGTATTTAGCGACAAATAAAAATTCATCGGCATCATTGGTGATTACTTGTGGAATCACTTCTAAGCCTAAATTATTTTCGGGTAATAAATCCCGTTCATAAGACGATTTGATTACCATCTTACCATTCAATCGAATATAGGGAGAGTAATAGGTGTCAATGCCTCCAAAATAGGTGTTAATAGCATTTCTAAAGCGAAAATCAGTAAATCCTTGTAGCGGAGAAGAGAGTAGGGTAAAATCCATAATTGTGGTTAGGCTACAAAGATACGATTGTTTTTATTCTAAAATCAGTTGGACAAAAACGGAATCCAACCAGCGATTGAATTTAAATCCAGATTCTTTAATAATTCCTACCGTTTTAAATCCAAATTGATGATGAAAATCAATGCTATTTTGGTTCTCGGCATCAATTACGCCAATCATAGTATGTAGTCCTTGTTTCTTGGCTAATTGAATTAATTCGGTTAACAATTGTTTGCCAATGCCCAATCCTTTATGGTTATGGCTTACATAAACCGAATGCTCTACTGTAAATTTATAGGCTTCTCTAAAGCGAAATTCAGCATACATTCCGAAACCAACAACTTCACCATTATTTTCAGCAACAATAACCGGAAAACCGCTCTGTAATTTGGCTTCTAAAATAGCTTCTTGTTGTTCTAAAGTACGAATAGTATAATCGTATAAAGCTGTAGCATTCAAAATATTATAATTAATAATATCAAGTATAGCTAAAGCATCTGATTTTTGGTATTTCCTAAGGGTAATTCCCATTATTTTTTAGGTTTAGCAACAGGTTTAGCGATAGCTTTTTTTCGTATCATAAGATCAGCTAGTAATTTATCGGCTTCTTTACCGTCCCATCCCATTGAATCACTATATGCTTTTGCTTTTTTGGTCATTGTAATGGCAACGGGTATGTTGTTTAACTTACGTTGCACTCGAGCTTCAAGCAATAGTCCATCATAAGACTCTTCCAATTCATTAGAATGTTTAATCCAACTTAACGATTGATTCAAACTCGGTGCATCAGATGAATTACGCATCACATTCAATACAATTGATTTGATTTCTTTTGGACTGTTCCAAACGAATTTGTTAATATTGGCGGATGCCACTTTTTTATATTGTGTCCAATCTTTATTAGTTTCATAATGATCTAAATCATATTGAAATAATAACGAATCAATTACTGGTGCTGTAATCATTTTTGCAATTGCACGTTGCTTTGTATAATTAGCAGTATCGTTCGTTTTTACAATTGGTTTTAGCAGTTCAACAACGCTATTGACAAATTTATCATTCACTCTTTTTTGAGAAGTAATAGCCGCAAAGGCTTGTTGATTGGTAATAACAAATTTATATTCTCTCGATTCGATATCAGTAACACCATTGGTAAAGATTTTCCAATTGACTTCATTCACCATTTTATCGTCAGCAACTTTTTCAAAGTAATCATGAGCAATTGGATTCAATTCTTTACGTTCGTTTCCTTTCTTCAAAGCTATTAAATAACGCATCAAAGCGATTCCATTGGTTTTGTCATTTTCATATTCTGCTTTTAGAAAAGGCAATTGCTGTTTAGGGTTTAAGGCTAGTTTTGCTTCCGAAAGAAATTTTTCTTTCTTTAGTTCTCCCGTTAAACGAGCTAATTCAATTCCATTTTCGTCTAAAACAATAAAAGTAGGAAAGGTTTTAACTTTGTATTTTGTTTTAAAATCTTCCGAACCTGGTTTTTCAAAATCCAATCCAGCAAAAATATAATTTGCATTCATATAGTTAATTACCTCAGGATCCTTCAATACGTTTTTCTTGATGTTGTTACAATACACGCACCAATTGGCGTAAATCATGTAAAAAACAGGTTTTTTTTCAACTTTGGAACGCTGAATTACTGACTCTAATCCAGTTTCATCAAAACGAATGGAGTCTTGAGCTTGTGATATGAATACACTAAAAAAAAGAATACAAACAAATAAATACTTTGAGTGGGGCTTCATTTTGAATAAATTTTTATTAGATAACAAATATATTTTCTTTTTTAAAACCATCTAGAAAAATATACCAGAATTTACTAACAGATTAGAATTACAATCGTAAATTTGTTACTTATTCTAATTGAATTACCATTCGTTATGATCTACCCCAAAATACCTTTAGCACAAAGTATCCTTGAGATTTTTTTAGCCAAAGGAATTACTAACATAATTATTTCTCCAGGTTCAAGAAATGCGCCTTTGACTATCGGTTTTGCTTCTAATTCCGCTTTTCAATGTTACAGTATTGCTGATGAGCGTTCTGCTGCTTTTTTTGCACTTGGAATTGCCCAACAAACGAAACAAGCTGTAGCTTTGGTTTGTACCTCAGGATCTGCTTTATTGAATTATTATCCTGCATTTGCGGAAGCCTTTTACAGCCAAATTCCGTTAATCGTTCTCTCTGCCGATCGTCCACAAAGCAAAATTGATATTGGTGACGGACAAACGATTCGTCAGGAAAATGTGTTTGCCAATCATTCTTTGTACAATGCTAATTTAAATGAAGCAGTAAGTAGAGAAAACGATCTAAAAATTAATGAAGCCTTGGATACGGCTTTCGCCCAAAAAGGTCCAGTTCATATCAACGCACCTTTTGAAGAACCATTGTACGAAACCGTTTCGCAACTTGAGGTACAATCATATATTTCCACTTTAAAAGTTGATGCTGCAAAAACACTGGACTTAACTCCATTTGCTGATATTTGGAACCAATCCAGTAAAAAAATGATTCTTGTAGGGGTGAATGATCCCCATGCTATTGATGCTGCTACAATTGATTTTTTAGCTAATGACGAGTCGGTAACGGTTTGGACAGAAACTACTTCGAATCTGCATCATCCTAGTTTTATCACTAACATTGATACTATAATTACGCCTTTTACAACTGAAGATTATGAAAATTTCCAGCCAGAAATACTCATCACTTTTGGCGGAATGGTGGTATCCAAACGCATCAAAGCTTTTTTGCGAAAGTACAAACCGAAACACCATTGGCATATTGATTGCCATAGAGCTTATGATACATTTGGGGCGTTATCACAGCATTTTGAAGTCGAACCGCAAGTATTTTTTAATCAGTTTATTCTATTAACAAAGGGTGTCGAAAGTGATTATTCCAAACGTTTGGCTGCAATTCAATCTATTAGAAAATCCAAACACGAAGCGTATTTGGCTTCCATTCCGTTTTCTGATTTTACAGTATTTGAATCAATTATTCCAAGACTACCTAACAATAGTCAATTACAAATTGGAAATAGTTCTGCCATTCGCTACGCGCAATTGATTCCTATTGATCCTTCCATAGAAGTGTATTGCAACAGAGGTACGAGCGGAATTGATGGTTGCACGTCAACAGCTATTGGTGCTGCTGTAGCCAATAATAAACCAACGATTCTCGTTACAGGAGATATTGGTTTTTTATACGATACTAACGCGCTGTGGAACGATTACATTCCTAATAATTTTAAAATTATTTTAATTAATAATGGAGGAGGAGGTATTTTCAGAATTCTTCCTGGACATCAAGAAACTCCTGTGTTCAATACTTTTTTTGAAACTTCCCATTGCCATACGGCAGAACATTTGGCAAGAATGTATGGATTTAATTATGCTATAGCAAGTGATGCTACTAATTTAGACAAAGCGTTAACCGAATTGTATGCCAATAATGAGCAACCTCAAATACTAGAGGTATTTACACCCACACGGAAAAACGATTCTATTTTATTGAATTATTTTAAAAATTTGGTATAAAAAAAGGAGTTCATTTTTGAACTCCTTTTATTTTATTTAACAGGTATAGGAAAGACAGGTAAACTGGCATGACCTAGCTCATCAACGGATTGTATCGCAAACAAAAAATTATCTTTTGAATACGGAATCGTTGCGGATGTATTTTTTACAAAAATTGTTTTTTCCCAGTGTGAAGCCGAAGTTTCGCGAACTAAGACATTATAACCATAAACAGCTTTCCCTTCGGGAGCAGTCCAAACTAAATCAGAAAAATTAGTTAACTCAGTGACTTTAATACCTACATTTTTTGGTGCTTTTGGCGACCAAGCTAAATTACTTAAGGTAGCCAAGTTAGAAGCGGTTACTTTTCGCATGTATTCAAAATCCATGAATTCAGGTAAATCGCCAAATTGAGTTCCATTTTCTAAACGAACATCTTGGTGTTGGTGATCGTAGTTTTCATTCATTTCGCAAAAGCGAATGGCTGTGAATCCGTTTTGAGAAAATGGTGTGTGATCTCCACCACGTAAAAAGCGGTCGTTTCGGTACACTAAATTGATATTTAATTGGTCAACGTATTGATTGGTTGTTGTCTTAATATAACGTGCTAACAATCGTGAAGGACTGTCATTTTCACGATTGGTTGATTTTCTTACTTTGGCTTCAGCCTCAGTTTCAAGATATGGAATGGCTTCGCTAAAAACGCGCACATTAATATTGTCACGTAATCCGGTTCCGTTAGACAAACTATTACCAATCATGTCATTATTCAACATAGCAATAATATTCCAATTTTCAGCCTTGGCTTTTTCAGCCAAATGCCTAGCGCCATAGAGACCTTGTTCTTCACCAACTACAGCAACGAAAATAATGGTAAATGGGAATGATCTTTTGCTCATAATTCGGCTTATTTCCATTACCGCCGCTACGCCGGATCCATCATCATTAGCACCTGGAGCATCAATTTTAGAATCCATTACATCAGAGGCACGCGAATCCAAATGTCCACTTATAATTAGCACACGATTATCAGTTGGATCAGTTCCTTTTAAAGTTGCCATTACATTTCCTAACTGACTGTCAACTGCAATTCGTCTACCATCGGCTTTAATGGTAAAATAATCTATTTCAGCCGTCAATCTTCCATTGGAATCTTTAGCATATTTATCAAATTCTGCTTTCACCCAACGTTGTGCAGCTCCAATTCCACGGGTAGTACTTTTGGTATCACTCAAAGTATGTCGTGTGCCAAAAGAAACTAATTTACGAACTGTGGATTCCATGTTGGAGGCACTAATTTCGCTTACCATTTTTGAAATCTCTGCATCGCTAACAGTGGTTTGCGAATAGCTATTTTGCGTAATCAATCCCAAAAAGAGTGCGCAAACAATAGAAGTAATTTTCATATATTCAAGTATTTGTATTTTCAAATTTAGTAAAAGAGATTGAATAAATTTTATTTTATAAATTCAATTATCTTATGAATCACATTGGCATCGCCCAATATTTTTCGATGACCTAATCCTTTTGTGATCATCAATTCACCGTTTTTTACATGCTGATGAATATTTATTCCAGCTTTTACAGGCACTTCATAATCATTCTCATCATGAACGACTAAAATAGGTTTTTCAATTGCTTCTGCTGCTTTGAAAGCGGAATAATTATCCATTGCTTCATTGTATTTGTTTTCAAAGTGAGCTCTTAATTTTAAACCGATTACTGGCTTTAATTGTAATTTTTTAATAAAATCATCAATAATATCGTGAACAATATCACCGCTACCAATAACAATAATTTTGTCAGTTTTAAATCCTGATTTTGCTGCGTTGAGTACTGCCATTCCGCCTAGGGAGTGACCAATAGCCACTTCAAATGGGCCATATTGCTTTTCTAATTCAAAAATAGAAGCAATAAATTCCAACATGATACTAGAATTTCCAGGTGATTTTCCATGAGCAGGCGCATCAAAACTTACTGTTGCATAACCTTCTTTAAGCAAAGCATCTGCAATTTTAAAAAGTTGCGTTCCACGTCCTGACCAACCGTGAACTAAAAGTACTTTTTTATCACTTTTGCCATATTGATATACCATTATGGATTTATTAATCGAGGGAACAGGAATCAATTGTTGAATACTATTGGTATCCATTTCCAATTCACGTTTTGGAATTCTGTGTTTAATTGGTGTGGTGAATAATTTAGCAGCATATAAAACTACTGCCTTGGTTGAAATTAGGTATAAAAACTGTCCAGTTTTTATAATAAATTTAGGGATTGGTAAAGGATCTAGTTTTTTATTTTTCTTCTTAGTCATGATTCATTTTTGTGAGTTCTAAAGTAGTTGTTTTTTCAATAACAATTGACTTTTTTAAGTTTAAATTGGTAATTTTTCGATTTAGATTGTAGTAAAATAGCGACTAACATTTTTTCAATTACCATTGTAAATAATGTAATTTTGTATTTCTTAAATCTTTAAAAAATGAAAAAACGTTTATTTATTGGATTTGCTGTATGTAATCCTAGTTTTAGTTTCTTGTAAAACGAATCCGTTAACAGGAAAATCTACCTTGAATTTTGTTTCTAATTCTGAACTATTTCCTTCTTCTTTCCAACAATATGGAACATTCTTAAAGGAAAATAAAGTAGTAAATGGTACTACTGAAGCTAAATTAGTAGAAAATGTGGGTGTTAAAATTAAGTTGGCTGCTGAGAAGTATTTGAATTATTTAGGGCAAAACCAATACTTAAAGGACTATGCATGGGAATATAAACTAGTCGAAAATGAACAAGTAAATGCTTGGTGTATGCCTGGCGGAAAGATTGTTGTCTATTCGGGGATTTTGCCAGTAACATTAAATGAAGCTGGTTTAGCTACAGTTATGGGGCATGAAGTATCTCATGCGTTAGCCAATCATGGTGCACAGCGAATGAGTGCTGCTAAATTACAACAACTCGGAGCAGTTGGAGTTACTTTGGCAACAGCGAAACAAGGTAAAGCCAAACAAAATCAATGGTTAGAGTATTACGGAATAGGTTCTCAAGTAGGAGGAATGCTGCCTTTTAGCAGAAGTCACGAGAGTGAAGCAGATAAAATTGGTTTAGCTCTTATGGCAATTGCAG from the Flavobacterium ammonificans genome contains:
- a CDS encoding glutathione peroxidase, whose product is MKLAALTCCIALLFSCQNKAQTAMSTTTNSSVPMTKQSIHQFKVTDLSGNTFDFATLKGKKILVVNTASKCGLTPQYKDLETLYTTYKDKGLVIVGFPANNFFSQEPGTNEEIAQFCQLNYGVTFPMMAKVSVKGKDMCEVYQFLTQQAKNGVEDSDVEWNFQKYLLNENGELEKVISPRTKPLDEEIVNWVKG
- a CDS encoding tRNA dihydrouridine synthase, which translates into the protein MDFTLLSSPLQGFTDFRFRNAINTYFGGIDTYYSPYIRLNGKMVIKSSYERDLLPENNLGLEVIPQVITNDADEFLFVAKYVRKLGYKELNWNLGCPYPMVTKSGMGSGLISNTEKINTILERAHAESDILISMKMRLGYETAQEILDVFPILDKYPLKNIAIHARLGKQLYKGGVHLDAFQECINSTKHKLYYNGDITSVTKFKEMQERFPSIDHWMIGRGLIGDPFLPSMIKQNTTDYPTNKMALFSDFHETLYQGYSESLSGPSHILLKMHHLWDYFSVIFSNPHKVLKKINKTKNIRNYELAVKEIIAAE
- a CDS encoding GNAT family N-acetyltransferase; translated protein: MGITLRKYQKSDALAILDIINYNILNATALYDYTIRTLEQQEAILEAKLQSGFPVIVAENNGEVVGFGMYAEFRFREAYKFTVEHSVYVSHNHKGLGIGKQLLTELIQLAKKQGLHTMIGVIDAENQNSIDFHHQFGFKTVGIIKESGFKFNRWLDSVFVQLILE
- a CDS encoding thioredoxin family protein, which codes for MKPHSKYLFVCILFFSVFISQAQDSIRFDETGLESVIQRSKVEKKPVFYMIYANWCVYCNNIKKNVLKDPEVINYMNANYIFAGLDFEKPGSEDFKTKYKVKTFPTFIVLDENGIELARLTGELKKEKFLSEAKLALNPKQQLPFLKAEYENDKTNGIALMRYLIALKKGNERKELNPIAHDYFEKVADDKMVNEVNWKIFTNGVTDIESREYKFVITNQQAFAAITSQKRVNDKFVNSVVELLKPIVKTNDTANYTKQRAIAKMITAPVIDSLLFQYDLDHYETNKDWTQYKKVASANINKFVWNSPKEIKSIVLNVMRNSSDAPSLNQSLSWIKHSNELEESYDGLLLEARVQRKLNNIPVAITMTKKAKAYSDSMGWDGKEADKLLADLMIRKKAIAKPVAKPKK
- the menD gene encoding 2-succinyl-5-enolpyruvyl-6-hydroxy-3-cyclohexene-1-carboxylic-acid synthase, producing MIYPKIPLAQSILEIFLAKGITNIIISPGSRNAPLTIGFASNSAFQCYSIADERSAAFFALGIAQQTKQAVALVCTSGSALLNYYPAFAEAFYSQIPLIVLSADRPQSKIDIGDGQTIRQENVFANHSLYNANLNEAVSRENDLKINEALDTAFAQKGPVHINAPFEEPLYETVSQLEVQSYISTLKVDAAKTLDLTPFADIWNQSSKKMILVGVNDPHAIDAATIDFLANDESVTVWTETTSNLHHPSFITNIDTIITPFTTEDYENFQPEILITFGGMVVSKRIKAFLRKYKPKHHWHIDCHRAYDTFGALSQHFEVEPQVFFNQFILLTKGVESDYSKRLAAIQSIRKSKHEAYLASIPFSDFTVFESIIPRLPNNSQLQIGNSSAIRYAQLIPIDPSIEVYCNRGTSGIDGCTSTAIGAAVANNKPTILVTGDIGFLYDTNALWNDYIPNNFKIILINNGGGGIFRILPGHQETPVFNTFFETSHCHTAEHLARMYGFNYAIASDATNLDKALTELYANNEQPQILEVFTPTRKNDSILLNYFKNLV
- a CDS encoding M28 family metallopeptidase, yielding MKITSIVCALFLGLITQNSYSQTTVSDAEISKMVSEISASNMESTVRKLVSFGTRHTLSDTKSTTRGIGAAQRWVKAEFDKYAKDSNGRLTAEIDYFTIKADGRRIAVDSQLGNVMATLKGTDPTDNRVLIISGHLDSRASDVMDSKIDAPGANDDGSGVAAVMEISRIMSKRSFPFTIIFVAVVGEEQGLYGARHLAEKAKAENWNIIAMLNNDMIGNSLSNGTGLRDNINVRVFSEAIPYLETEAEAKVRKSTNRENDSPSRLLARYIKTTTNQYVDQLNINLVYRNDRFLRGGDHTPFSQNGFTAIRFCEMNENYDHQHQDVRLENGTQFGDLPEFMDFEYMRKVTASNLATLSNLAWSPKAPKNVGIKVTELTNFSDLVWTAPEGKAVYGYNVLVRETSASHWEKTIFVKNTSATIPYSKDNFLFAIQSVDELGHASLPVFPIPVK
- a CDS encoding alpha/beta hydrolase — its product is MTKKKNKKLDPLPIPKFIIKTGQFLYLISTKAVVLYAAKLFTTPIKHRIPKRELEMDTNSIQQLIPVPSINKSIMVYQYGKSDKKVLLVHGWSGRGTQLFKIADALLKEGYATVSFDAPAHGKSPGNSSIMLEFIASIFELEKQYGPFEVAIGHSLGGMAVLNAAKSGFKTDKIIVIGSGDIVHDIIDDFIKKLQLKPVIGLKLRAHFENKYNEAMDNYSAFKAAEAIEKPILVVHDENDYEVPVKAGINIHQHVKNGELMITKGLGHRKILGDANVIHKIIEFIK
- a CDS encoding M48 family metallopeptidase — encoded protein: MDLLYVILVLVSCKTNPLTGKSTLNFVSNSELFPSSFQQYGTFLKENKVVNGTTEAKLVENVGVKIKLAAEKYLNYLGQNQYLKDYAWEYKLVENEQVNAWCMPGGKIVVYSGILPVTLNEAGLATVMGHEVSHALANHGAQRMSAAKLQQLGAVGVTLATAKQGKAKQNQWLEYYGIGSQVGGMLPFSRSHESEADKIGLALMAIAGYDVEESVLFWGRMAAKSSGKSQPEFMSTHPSDATRIANLKVLIPEAKAIALKVGIISN